A genomic segment from Dietzia psychralcaliphila encodes:
- a CDS encoding MBL fold metallo-hydrolase, with product MLLKRTYDEDLAQAGYFIGCQAKGEAVVVDARRDIREYLDLADRHNMTITAVTETHIHADYLSGTRELAAATGARIYVSGEGGDDWQYRFAAERLHHGDQLTLGNITVEAVHTPGHTPEHLSFLVTDGAFADTPGYMLTGDFVFSGDLGRPDLLDEAAGGVDTRYEGAKQIFRSLKNSFLTLPDHVQVFPGHGSGSACGKALGALPSTSVGYERRYAWWAGYVNDDDEEGFVSELLDGQPDAHAYFARMKRQNKEGPAVLGPLAPLREYTPAELSAALESGQVVVVDTRGQDEVHAGTVPGALNIPGAGKAASYGAWVYDPEREDTPLVVLAEDTEMAEELRDHLLRVGIDTVTGYTTSLEGLHLTTPEMIGVDELASFDSALVLDVRNKSEHSDGHIPGSEQLSGGRALWNLDQLPAGPIVTYCQSGVRNSVTASALRRAGYRVVELEGSYAAWSERNLVSA from the coding sequence ATGCTTCTCAAACGCACCTACGACGAGGACCTCGCCCAGGCCGGTTACTTCATCGGCTGCCAGGCCAAGGGCGAGGCCGTGGTCGTCGACGCCCGCCGCGACATCCGCGAGTACCTGGACCTGGCCGACCGCCACAACATGACGATCACCGCGGTCACCGAGACCCACATCCACGCCGACTACCTGTCCGGCACCCGCGAGCTCGCCGCGGCCACCGGGGCGAGGATCTACGTCTCCGGCGAGGGCGGCGACGACTGGCAGTACCGATTCGCCGCCGAGCGCCTGCACCACGGCGATCAGCTCACGCTGGGCAACATCACCGTCGAGGCCGTCCACACACCCGGACACACCCCGGAGCACCTGTCCTTCCTGGTCACCGACGGCGCGTTCGCCGATACCCCCGGGTACATGCTCACCGGCGACTTCGTCTTCTCCGGCGACCTCGGCCGGCCGGACCTGCTGGATGAGGCCGCGGGCGGGGTCGACACCCGCTACGAGGGGGCCAAGCAGATCTTCCGCAGTCTCAAGAACTCGTTCCTCACGCTGCCGGACCACGTCCAGGTCTTCCCCGGCCACGGCTCGGGCAGCGCCTGCGGCAAGGCGCTCGGCGCGCTCCCGTCGACCAGCGTCGGCTACGAGCGTCGCTACGCCTGGTGGGCGGGGTACGTGAACGACGACGACGAGGAGGGCTTCGTCTCCGAACTGCTCGACGGCCAGCCGGACGCGCACGCCTACTTCGCGCGGATGAAGCGGCAGAACAAGGAAGGCCCGGCGGTCCTCGGCCCGCTGGCGCCGCTGCGCGAGTACACCCCGGCCGAGCTCTCAGCCGCGCTCGAGTCAGGTCAGGTCGTCGTCGTCGACACCCGTGGCCAGGACGAGGTCCACGCGGGCACCGTCCCCGGGGCGCTCAACATCCCCGGCGCCGGAAAGGCTGCCTCCTACGGCGCCTGGGTCTACGACCCCGAACGCGAGGACACGCCCCTGGTGGTCCTGGCCGAGGACACCGAGATGGCCGAAGAGCTGCGCGATCACCTGCTTCGGGTCGGCATCGACACCGTTACCGGCTACACGACCAGCCTTGAGGGTCTGCACCTGACGACCCCCGAGATGATCGGCGTCGACGAGCTGGCCTCGTTCGACTCCGCCCTGGTCCTGGACGTGCGCAACAAATCTGAGCACTCAGACGGCCACATCCCGGGCTCCGAGCAGCTCAGCGGCGGCCGGGCGCTGTGGAACCTCGACCAGCTCCCGGCCGGGCCGATCGTGACCTACTGCCAGAGCGGCGTCCGCAACTCGGTCACCGCCAGCGCACTGCGCCGCGCCGGCTACCGCGTGGTCGAGCTCGAGGGCAGCTACGCCGCCTGGTCCGAACGCAACCTCGTCTCCGCCTGA
- a CDS encoding rhodanese-like domain-containing protein, whose translation MPLPLLAEHGEEFASRLPGQVVLICQSGNRARQANERLEAVGADPDSVTVLDGGIAAFESAGGEVIRGKGVWAMDRQVRMAAGSLVLAGVTASKVFSPKFAYLAGAIGAGLTYSAASNSCAMAAGLAKMPWNRSADEPGLGAVLDSLPARP comes from the coding sequence GTGCCGCTGCCCCTGCTGGCCGAGCACGGCGAGGAGTTCGCCTCCCGCCTGCCCGGACAGGTCGTCCTGATCTGCCAGTCGGGCAACCGCGCCCGCCAGGCGAACGAGCGGCTCGAGGCCGTGGGCGCGGACCCCGACTCGGTGACCGTGCTCGACGGCGGCATCGCGGCCTTCGAGTCCGCCGGCGGCGAGGTGATCCGCGGCAAGGGCGTGTGGGCGATGGACCGGCAGGTCCGGATGGCCGCCGGGTCGCTCGTCCTGGCCGGCGTCACCGCCTCGAAGGTGTTCTCCCCGAAGTTCGCCTACCTCGCCGGCGCCATCGGCGCGGGCCTGACCTACTCGGCCGCGAGCAACTCCTGCGCCATGGCCGCGGGCCTGGCCAAGATGCCGTGGAACCGCTCGGCCGACGAGCCCGGGCTCGGCGCCGTCCTGGACTCGCTGCCCGCCCGTCCCTGA
- a CDS encoding sulfite exporter TauE/SafE family protein: protein MEITTFIVVSLAVLVGLSLGLLGGGGSILVVPLLTYIGGLDPKEAIATSLFVVGATSLVSLVGHARKGNVQWRTGLIFGAAGMVGAFGGGLAGGYIPGTALMTGFAIMMIATAGAMIRGRKDRDGQAQAHHHPLWRILLDGLVVGAATGLVGAGGGFLVVPALVLLAGLPMTAAVGTSLLVIAMKSFAGLGGYLTSVSLDWPLVAAVTAAAILGSLVGVRLTSVVPEKALRKGFGYFVLLMGAFVLSQELPFPAAPIILGVVGVIAAVVAVCLLIGGRCPLRSPQDRAEPALRTL, encoded by the coding sequence ATGGAGATCACCACGTTCATCGTCGTGTCCCTGGCCGTCCTGGTCGGCCTGTCCCTGGGCCTGCTCGGCGGGGGCGGATCCATCCTCGTCGTACCGCTACTGACCTACATCGGCGGGCTCGACCCCAAGGAGGCCATCGCGACCTCGCTGTTCGTCGTGGGCGCCACATCCCTGGTCAGCCTCGTCGGCCACGCCCGCAAGGGCAACGTCCAGTGGCGCACGGGCCTGATCTTCGGCGCCGCCGGCATGGTGGGCGCGTTCGGCGGCGGACTGGCCGGCGGGTACATCCCCGGCACCGCGCTCATGACCGGCTTCGCGATCATGATGATCGCCACCGCCGGCGCCATGATCCGCGGACGAAAAGACCGCGACGGGCAGGCCCAGGCACACCACCATCCGCTGTGGCGGATCCTGCTCGACGGCCTCGTCGTGGGCGCCGCCACCGGCCTGGTCGGTGCCGGCGGCGGCTTCCTCGTGGTCCCGGCCCTGGTCCTCCTGGCGGGCCTGCCGATGACCGCAGCGGTGGGCACCTCCCTGCTGGTGATCGCCATGAAGTCCTTCGCCGGGCTCGGCGGATACCTCACCTCGGTGTCGTTGGACTGGCCGCTCGTCGCCGCGGTCACCGCCGCCGCGATCCTCGGTTCGCTGGTGGGCGTCCGGCTCACCTCCGTGGTGCCGGAAAAGGCGCTGCGGAAGGGTTTCGGATACTTCGTCCTGCTCATGGGCGCCTTCGTCCTGTCCCAGGAACTGCCCTTCCCGGCCGCACCGATCATTCTCGGCGTCGTCGGAGTCATCGCCGCCGTGGTGGCCGTGTGCCTACTCATCGGCGGCCGGTGCCCACTGCGTTCGCCGCAGGACCGTGCCGAGCCGGCGCTGCGCACTCTATAG
- a CDS encoding DUF7064 domain-containing protein, whose amino-acid sequence MKPTPLDEFPVHQTPLPMAQAGTSDRNFYDRYYFNAHDRTGEVFLVTGFGVYPNLGVVDAFATVRHGDTQRSVRFSDALESRWLETTVGGYRIEVIDPLRSLRLICEHPDLSMDMTWEGTFDAVLEDRHVLLEGTRPMLDASRFAQVGSWSGTLSVDGRDFRVDPDVWLGTRDRSWGIRPSGESDPPGRWAAEPREGFWWTYIPLRFDDYAMVMILQESPDGHRTLNHASRVFADGRIEQLGWPRIEVEYRSGTRHPDRAQLHLTTPRGEPLSLEVETLGGVPLSMGAGYVGDPAWSHGRWMGRDWSESVTYDMTSPDVVNMLPFNVVDHVARATCNGDVGWGLFEHANMGRHDPSGFDGWGDMAK is encoded by the coding sequence ATGAAGCCCACCCCGCTCGACGAGTTCCCCGTTCACCAGACGCCGCTGCCGATGGCGCAGGCGGGCACGAGCGATCGGAACTTCTACGACCGCTACTACTTCAACGCGCACGACCGCACCGGCGAGGTGTTCCTGGTGACCGGGTTCGGGGTGTATCCCAACCTCGGCGTGGTGGACGCGTTCGCGACGGTGCGCCACGGCGACACGCAGCGGTCGGTGCGGTTCTCCGATGCGCTTGAGTCGCGGTGGCTGGAGACGACCGTGGGCGGGTACCGGATCGAGGTCATTGACCCGCTGCGGTCGTTGCGTCTGATCTGCGAGCACCCGGATCTCTCGATGGACATGACGTGGGAGGGCACGTTCGACGCAGTGCTCGAGGACCGGCACGTCCTACTGGAGGGCACGCGCCCGATGTTGGACGCGAGCCGGTTCGCGCAGGTGGGCAGCTGGTCGGGGACGCTCTCGGTCGACGGCCGCGACTTCCGCGTCGATCCGGACGTGTGGCTGGGCACCCGCGACCGCTCGTGGGGGATCCGCCCGAGCGGCGAGTCCGATCCCCCGGGCCGGTGGGCAGCCGAACCGCGCGAGGGGTTCTGGTGGACCTACATCCCGTTGCGCTTCGATGATTACGCGATGGTCATGATCCTGCAGGAGAGCCCCGACGGGCACCGCACGCTGAACCATGCGAGCCGGGTGTTCGCGGACGGGCGAATCGAGCAGCTGGGCTGGCCCCGGATCGAGGTCGAGTATCGCAGTGGCACCCGGCATCCCGACCGCGCCCAACTGCACCTGACAACCCCTCGCGGTGAGCCGTTGTCGCTGGAGGTCGAGACCCTGGGCGGGGTGCCGCTGAGCATGGGCGCGGGCTACGTGGGCGACCCGGCGTGGTCACACGGTCGCTGGATGGGCCGCGACTGGAGCGAGTCCGTCACCTACGACATGACCTCACCCGACGTGGTGAACATGCTGCCGTTCAACGTCGTGGACCACGTGGCGCGAGCCACCTGCAACGGCGACGTGGGCTGGGGCTTGTTCGAGCACGCCAACATGGGCCGCCACGACCCGTCGGGGTTCGACGGGTGGGGCGATATGGCTAAGTAG
- a CDS encoding DUF4352 domain-containing protein — MTQPPQHPQGNPDPNWQQGPPQQQFGYPQQGYQQQGYPQQPPPKKKAGCMKIGLIVLGVLVLIGIIIAAVSSGEDDSPSVTPGDNSSQGAAQDESSGVDFQGKADGDTAANAGDAITKDEVSTTSSPLTAESTTFGSQIMCTTITINNDSDKPVNFNSIDWKMQDPNGAARMTTYGGDRAELSFGDLAPGGQVSGDVCFEGDPAAQPGQYVVLNDGFISFSSNRLAWVNNF, encoded by the coding sequence ATGACCCAGCCACCGCAGCACCCCCAGGGCAATCCGGACCCGAATTGGCAGCAAGGACCGCCTCAACAGCAGTTTGGATACCCACAGCAGGGCTACCAGCAGCAGGGCTACCCGCAGCAGCCTCCGCCGAAGAAGAAGGCCGGCTGCATGAAAATTGGGCTTATAGTTCTCGGTGTACTAGTGCTGATTGGGATAATCATCGCGGCGGTGAGTTCAGGGGAGGACGACTCCCCGTCCGTAACTCCGGGGGACAACAGCTCCCAGGGCGCCGCTCAGGACGAGTCTTCGGGTGTGGATTTTCAGGGCAAGGCCGATGGGGACACTGCGGCGAATGCCGGCGACGCGATCACCAAGGACGAAGTCTCCACCACCAGCTCGCCGCTGACAGCCGAATCCACGACGTTCGGCAGCCAGATCATGTGCACCACCATCACCATCAACAACGATAGTGACAAGCCAGTCAACTTCAACTCCATCGACTGGAAAATGCAGGACCCCAACGGCGCAGCCAGGATGACCACGTACGGCGGCGACCGCGCTGAGCTTTCGTTTGGCGACCTCGCTCCCGGCGGCCAGGTCTCTGGCGATGTCTGTTTCGAAGGAGACCCCGCGGCACAGCCGGGCCAGTACGTCGTCTTGAACGACGGGTTCATCTCGTTCAGTTCGAACAGACTGGCCTGGGTCAATAACTTCTGA
- a CDS encoding phosphotransferase family protein produces the protein MTSGEADLDDFRARLTLWLAGRDEVDSDAGVEVSAVSRPESSGMSNISVLFDATWTPAGSSPADATPVGAASPAGLVEPKTVEPQTVQLVARMCPEDDAFPVFPVYDLQKQFDVMRVVRENTELPVPRVRWVEQDPAVLGTPFLVMDRATGRAPVDNPPYVFVGWLLEMDPEQRRELQRESVGVLAAIHQIPAPADLVSSLAPAPGISALRAHVDEQRAYYQWTTREDGLQIPVIERAFDWIEAHWPAETGPDVLSWGDARIGNILYEGTRPSAVLDWEMAAIAPAEVDLGWFLYFHDLFQELAVAFDFPGTPELFDHREVVEQYEQLTGSTVRDLPFYYVYAGLRQAVILSRITRRRIHFGEQEPPAHPDEYVLHHAMLARLIAD, from the coding sequence GTGACCTCCGGTGAGGCCGACCTCGACGACTTCCGCGCGCGCCTGACCCTCTGGTTGGCCGGCCGCGACGAGGTCGACTCCGACGCCGGGGTCGAGGTCTCGGCGGTGAGCAGGCCGGAGAGCTCGGGGATGTCCAACATCTCGGTGCTGTTCGACGCCACGTGGACCCCCGCCGGTTCGTCTCCCGCAGATGCGACCCCCGTCGGCGCGGCCTCTCCAGCGGGCTTGGTCGAGCCGAAGACAGTCGAGCCGCAGACAGTTCAACTGGTAGCGCGGATGTGCCCCGAGGACGACGCGTTCCCGGTGTTCCCCGTCTACGACCTGCAGAAGCAGTTCGACGTGATGAGGGTGGTCCGCGAGAACACCGAACTGCCGGTCCCCCGCGTCCGCTGGGTGGAGCAGGACCCGGCCGTCCTCGGCACGCCGTTCCTGGTGATGGACCGCGCTACAGGGCGGGCTCCGGTCGACAATCCCCCGTACGTCTTTGTCGGTTGGCTGCTGGAGATGGACCCCGAGCAGCGGCGGGAGCTGCAGCGCGAGTCCGTCGGGGTGTTGGCGGCAATCCACCAGATCCCGGCGCCCGCCGACCTGGTCTCGTCGCTCGCTCCGGCCCCCGGCATAAGCGCGCTGCGCGCCCATGTGGACGAGCAGCGCGCCTACTACCAGTGGACCACCCGCGAGGACGGGCTGCAGATCCCGGTGATCGAGCGCGCCTTCGACTGGATCGAGGCCCACTGGCCCGCCGAGACCGGCCCGGATGTGCTGAGCTGGGGCGATGCCCGGATCGGCAACATTCTCTACGAGGGGACGCGCCCCTCGGCCGTGCTGGACTGGGAAATGGCGGCCATCGCGCCCGCAGAGGTGGACCTGGGGTGGTTCCTGTACTTCCACGACCTGTTCCAGGAGCTCGCCGTGGCCTTTGACTTCCCCGGCACCCCGGAGCTGTTCGATCACCGCGAGGTCGTCGAGCAGTACGAGCAGCTCACCGGATCCACCGTCCGGGATCTGCCGTTCTACTACGTGTACGCCGGGCTGCGGCAGGCCGTGATCCTGTCGCGGATCACTCGTCGTCGTATTCACTTCGGCGAACAGGAACCACCCGCCCACCCGGACGAGTACGTCCTGCACCACGCCATGCTCGCCCGGCTGATCGCCGACTGA
- a CDS encoding LLM class flavin-dependent oxidoreductase, whose product MSIPLSILDLVSIPEGSTAREGIAASMESARLADRLGYKRLWFAEHHNTPNLASSATALLISQAASVTEKIRVGSGGVMLPNHAPLMVAEQYGTLANLHGDRIDLGLGRAPGTDGMTAQALSRSSAEPQAFAQHIYDLQAWFGETGTAHSTPILSSVSQGMEVPIWVLGSTVNGASIAGQLGLPFSLASHFAPDQIDDAIRVYRESFSTEAPTARLEKPQVMAGINVIVADTDAEARHQFTTLQQMFLDLRAGRSRKIQPPVDPEQFAGSSPGMLEISAVGSPETVKAQLDEFVERTDADELITVTYAFDPAVRNRSLELLADLWY is encoded by the coding sequence TTGTCGATCCCATTGAGCATCCTCGACCTGGTCTCCATCCCGGAGGGTTCCACCGCCCGTGAGGGCATCGCCGCCTCGATGGAGTCCGCGCGCCTGGCCGACCGGCTGGGCTACAAGCGTCTCTGGTTCGCCGAGCACCACAACACCCCCAACCTCGCGTCCAGCGCCACGGCGCTGTTGATCTCGCAGGCGGCCTCGGTGACGGAGAAGATCCGCGTGGGCTCCGGCGGAGTGATGCTGCCCAACCACGCGCCGCTGATGGTGGCCGAGCAGTACGGCACGCTCGCCAACCTCCACGGCGACCGGATCGACCTGGGCCTGGGCCGCGCTCCCGGTACCGACGGCATGACCGCGCAGGCGCTGAGCCGGTCGTCGGCCGAGCCGCAGGCCTTCGCCCAGCACATCTACGACCTGCAGGCGTGGTTCGGCGAGACCGGCACCGCGCACAGCACCCCGATCCTGTCGTCGGTCTCGCAGGGCATGGAGGTGCCGATCTGGGTGCTCGGCTCCACCGTGAACGGCGCCTCGATCGCCGGGCAGTTGGGGCTGCCGTTCTCGCTGGCCTCGCACTTCGCCCCCGACCAGATCGACGACGCCATCCGCGTCTATCGGGAGTCCTTCAGCACCGAGGCGCCCACCGCGCGACTGGAGAAGCCGCAGGTAATGGCCGGGATCAACGTGATCGTCGCCGACACCGACGCCGAAGCCCGCCATCAGTTCACGACCCTCCAGCAGATGTTCCTCGACCTGCGGGCCGGGCGCAGCCGCAAGATCCAGCCGCCCGTGGACCCGGAGCAGTTCGCCGGCAGCTCGCCCGGGATGCTCGAGATCAGCGCGGTGGGATCGCCGGAGACCGTCAAGGCGCAATTGGACGAGTTCGTCGAGCGCACCGACGCCGACGAGTTGATCACCGTGACCTACGCGTTCGACCCGGCGGTGCGGAACCGGTCCCTGGAGTTGCTGGCCGACCTCTGGTACTGA
- a CDS encoding maleylpyruvate isomerase family mycothiol-dependent enzyme — protein MDAWEAILRARRELAQDLAGFDEEQWRHPTLCGQWDVEHVVAHLTAAASVGQWAWMRSIVLAGFRPAVHNERRLRDHLGTTPKDTLDRFRAVIDSTVAPTKDLPAYLGEVIVHGEDIRHPLGLPSSSDTEAVTEVAEFYVSRNFTVNSKTTAAGLAMRATDGPFRAGAGPEVAGPTLALVMAMAGRRSHLDQLTGDGVPRLAERLT, from the coding sequence ATGGATGCCTGGGAGGCGATACTCCGGGCCCGTCGAGAGCTGGCGCAGGACCTGGCGGGGTTCGATGAGGAGCAATGGCGTCACCCGACCCTGTGCGGCCAGTGGGACGTCGAGCACGTCGTCGCGCACCTCACCGCCGCGGCGTCGGTCGGGCAGTGGGCATGGATGCGCAGCATCGTCCTGGCCGGGTTCCGGCCGGCCGTGCACAACGAACGAAGACTGCGCGACCACCTGGGCACCACGCCGAAGGACACACTCGACCGTTTCCGGGCCGTGATCGACTCGACCGTCGCACCAACCAAGGACCTGCCCGCCTACCTGGGGGAGGTCATCGTGCACGGCGAGGACATCCGCCATCCGCTGGGACTACCGAGTTCGAGCGACACGGAGGCGGTGACGGAGGTGGCGGAGTTCTACGTGAGCCGCAACTTCACGGTGAACAGCAAGACGACCGCCGCCGGACTGGCCATGCGCGCCACCGACGGACCGTTCCGAGCCGGGGCGGGCCCGGAGGTGGCCGGCCCGACGCTCGCGCTCGTCATGGCGATGGCCGGCCGGCGCAGCCACCTCGACCAGCTCACCGGCGACGGCGTGCCCCGACTCGCGGAGCGGTTGACCTAG
- a CDS encoding Fic family protein yields the protein MFVNDATGALVDIAGTDPRVGDWRHRAFVPAQLPEEMPELTMPTVLAVGNARAALASLDSTARRLPDPTLLRVPTLRREAHSTSALEGTYAPLAEVLGADAEEPGSPDLREILNFEVMASLGFAWAADGRPLSTTMLYDLQGVLMRGGPLEEVSGRLRDTQVVVGLRSDVDPGGPAIKRARFVPAPPGPLLEAGLSDLVDWMRTDHSSTLDPVVAAAMSHYQFETLHPFRDGNGRLGRFLIVLHLLSMDVLGEPTLTVSPWFEARRAEYYDALLGVSTRGDWDNYVAFFARGLEAAARTTHTQMIELVGVQAELKDIVRGSHLRSETPISLVDLAIAHPTFTVRQVEQVLGVSYGRANTVVGQLVELGVLAFINPEAYKRRVYAPRVHDVILGRG from the coding sequence ATGTTCGTCAACGACGCGACCGGCGCGCTCGTAGATATTGCCGGCACTGACCCGCGCGTCGGCGACTGGCGCCACAGAGCATTCGTTCCCGCGCAGCTTCCCGAGGAGATGCCAGAACTCACCATGCCTACCGTCCTCGCGGTGGGAAACGCCCGGGCGGCGTTGGCCTCGTTGGACAGCACGGCGCGTCGCCTACCAGATCCGACCCTTCTCCGCGTCCCTACCCTTCGCCGTGAGGCGCACTCGACCTCCGCCCTGGAGGGCACGTACGCACCCTTGGCCGAAGTGCTGGGGGCTGACGCGGAGGAACCAGGGTCGCCGGACCTTCGTGAGATCCTCAACTTCGAAGTCATGGCGAGCCTCGGGTTCGCATGGGCGGCGGACGGCCGCCCGCTGTCGACGACGATGCTGTACGACCTTCAGGGCGTGCTCATGAGGGGCGGGCCCCTTGAGGAGGTCTCGGGTCGGCTACGCGACACCCAGGTCGTCGTCGGACTCAGGTCGGACGTGGACCCAGGCGGGCCGGCGATCAAGCGAGCCCGCTTCGTCCCGGCGCCTCCCGGCCCGCTCCTCGAGGCAGGACTGTCCGATCTCGTCGACTGGATGCGCACTGACCACAGTTCGACGCTCGACCCCGTCGTCGCCGCGGCAATGTCGCACTACCAGTTCGAGACATTGCACCCGTTCCGCGACGGAAACGGTCGCCTAGGGAGGTTCCTCATCGTCCTACACCTCCTCTCGATGGACGTCCTGGGGGAGCCCACTCTCACCGTGTCTCCGTGGTTCGAGGCTCGACGGGCCGAGTACTACGACGCACTACTCGGCGTGAGTACGCGGGGAGACTGGGACAACTACGTGGCGTTTTTCGCGCGGGGCCTCGAAGCCGCCGCGCGCACTACGCACACTCAGATGATCGAACTCGTCGGCGTGCAAGCCGAACTCAAGGACATCGTTCGTGGGTCCCACTTGCGGTCCGAGACGCCGATTTCCCTAGTCGACCTGGCCATTGCCCATCCGACGTTCACGGTCCGTCAGGTGGAGCAGGTGCTGGGCGTCTCCTATGGCAGGGCCAACACTGTCGTCGGACAGTTGGTGGAGCTCGGGGTTCTCGCCTTTATAAACCCTGAGGCCTACAAGCGCCGGGTGTACGCCCCCCGCGTACACGACGTGATTCTCGGGAGGGGATAG
- a CDS encoding glutamine synthetase beta-grasp domain-containing protein produces the protein MAIDAFEPHPLVRLLGTPSAEFTAAALVRAVEELGLEQVNLRYVGGDGRLKTLAFPINSREHLHEVLTRGERVDGSSVFPGTDTDASDVYIVPRHRTAFLNPFGERTSLDVLCSFYTEGGTPLPYAREQVVRRAAEVLTQETGMTLEAFGELEYYLVDKPDPLFPVEEERGYQESGPFSKHERVREQVLGHLCTMGVPLKYAHGEVGNILEEDRQLVQHEIELQPGPLEQAADNLVLAKWVVREVAYAHGLEATFAPLVSGEGAGNGLHIHSRLVRNGTNTVVTKQGINDTGRRLIAGYLSAARALSAFGNTVPTSYLRFTAGDESPEDICWGEKDRTGLVRVPLAWGGDVLAGMVAHANPGSTEPVPEPATHPQTIELRLGDGSADVHLLLAGMAVAATRGLGENGSLELAERLKADHNDDFEQLPSSCDEAADVLEAEREMFEADGVFPGQLIDALLAGLRDADDDEPDGKSADDEAAREELIRRHWHVG, from the coding sequence ATGGCCATCGACGCATTCGAACCCCACCCCCTCGTCCGCCTGCTCGGCACGCCCTCGGCCGAGTTCACCGCCGCAGCCCTCGTGAGGGCGGTCGAAGAGCTGGGACTGGAGCAGGTGAACCTGCGCTACGTCGGCGGCGACGGCCGTCTGAAGACCCTGGCCTTCCCCATCAATTCGCGCGAGCACCTCCATGAGGTCTTGACGCGAGGCGAGCGCGTGGACGGCTCGAGCGTCTTCCCCGGGACCGACACCGACGCCAGCGACGTCTACATCGTCCCGCGCCACCGCACCGCCTTCCTCAACCCCTTCGGCGAGCGGACCTCGCTCGACGTGCTGTGCTCCTTCTATACCGAGGGCGGGACGCCGCTGCCCTACGCGCGTGAGCAGGTCGTGCGCCGCGCCGCCGAGGTGCTGACGCAGGAGACCGGCATGACGCTCGAGGCCTTCGGCGAGCTGGAGTACTACCTCGTCGACAAGCCCGATCCGCTCTTCCCCGTGGAGGAGGAGCGCGGCTACCAGGAGTCGGGGCCCTTCTCTAAGCACGAGCGGGTGCGCGAGCAGGTGCTGGGTCATCTCTGCACCATGGGGGTGCCGCTGAAGTACGCCCACGGCGAGGTCGGCAACATACTCGAAGAAGACCGTCAGCTGGTCCAGCACGAGATCGAGCTCCAGCCCGGCCCCCTGGAGCAGGCTGCCGACAACCTCGTCCTGGCCAAGTGGGTGGTGCGCGAGGTCGCCTACGCCCACGGCCTCGAGGCGACCTTCGCGCCACTGGTGAGCGGCGAGGGTGCGGGGAACGGCCTGCACATCCACAGCCGGCTGGTGCGAAACGGCACCAACACCGTCGTCACCAAGCAGGGGATCAACGACACCGGGCGCCGGTTGATCGCCGGTTACCTCTCGGCGGCCAGGGCGCTGTCCGCGTTCGGCAACACGGTCCCCACGTCCTACCTGCGGTTCACCGCCGGCGACGAGTCGCCCGAGGACATCTGCTGGGGGGAGAAGGACCGCACCGGTCTGGTCCGGGTCCCACTGGCCTGGGGCGGCGACGTGCTGGCCGGCATGGTGGCCCACGCCAATCCCGGCAGCACCGAGCCCGTCCCCGAACCGGCCACCCACCCCCAGACCATCGAGTTGCGACTCGGCGACGGCTCGGCCGACGTGCACCTGCTGCTGGCCGGCATGGCCGTCGCGGCGACGCGCGGGCTGGGTGAAAACGGGAGCTTGGAACTGGCCGAGCGGCTGAAGGCGGACCACAACGACGACTTCGAGCAGCTGCCCTCCTCGTGCGATGAGGCGGCCGACGTACTGGAGGCCGAGCGCGAGATGTTCGAAGCCGACGGCGTCTTCCCCGGTCAGCTCATCGACGCCCTGCTCGCGGGCTTGCGCGACGCCGACGACGACGAGCCGGACGGGAAGAGCGCCGACGACGAGGCAGCACGGGAGGAGCTCATCCGCCGTCACTGGCACGTCGGCTGA